In the bacterium genome, GATTGCTGTTTGGCGCGTTCGTAATTCTTGCCATTGATGAAACCTTCAATCGGCGTGACGCCATGATATTGCGAAATCGGGCATTGAAAAATCCAACCGTCGGCAAAAGTTGAGAGCGTAAAATTCTCGTAGCCTTGACTGTAAACGGAATTTTCGCCTTTCAATACTCCGAACGGCGTATTTTGCAAGTCGAATCCGACGGGATAATAAGTTGGCCCAAGTTCCTTGAAGAGCGCGTCAATTTGTCCGTCGGCGGCATAGACATAGATTCCACCGTAGCCGTCTTTCGGCGGCCAGATAGCGTGAAGATAAACCGTCATCACACGGTCGCCAAGAGATTTCTTGACAAAATTGCCCATGCGTTCGGTTTCAAAGCGAATGAATTTGCCGTCACCTACTATCGGCTGATTGTAAGATGAAAAGCCGTGATGAATCCCGCAATAGACCAGCACTTTCTCGCCATTCGCGACGGCATCGGTCACGACTTTAGCCCAAAACTTTTCACCGCCGCCCTGCCAAACTTTCTTCTTCTTCTCAGGGTTGTCGCGGTCTTCTTCCGTTTGGATGTGCGACCAATCGGGCGAATCGTTCATGCCGAGAATCCGGAACTTCGGCAGACTGTCAGGAAGTGCGCGATTCAGTTCCCACGCCGCTTTGAAGATATCCACGTACTCCTGAAAGCCCCAGAATGAAAATTGATTAAACGTAATTTCGCGCGCCAGCGCTTCATTATATGTGGCGCCGCTTAACAAGCTGTCAATCAACGGTTGGTCTTCACGGCGCGCGAACTCGGTGGCAAGGGTCCGGACGCTGCGGCCGTAGCAGCGCGGAATCAACTCGTGAATCAGTTCGACATTCTCTTTGATCCGGTGGTATTCGCCGAGAATCACCACATCGTGATTGGCGAATTTGCTCACAACGTAGTCGACCGGAGTTTGTTTGTGCGCATCGAGATAGCTCTTCAGCTCCGCACCAACCTTCGCATCCAGCGGCGGCGGCGCGTGGCGGTTGCTCGCGCAGGAGAGGAAGAGGAGGGCAGCAAGAAGAACAAGAAAGCGCATTCCTACCTCATCAACATCAACTTAACCGTCGCATTTTGATTGCCCGCGGCGAGTTTGGCGAAATAGACTCCGCTGGGTTGAGACAGGTCGAG is a window encoding:
- a CDS encoding ChaN family lipoprotein, which codes for MRFLVLLAALLFLSCASNRHAPPPLDAKVGAELKSYLDAHKQTPVDYVVSKFANHDVVILGEYHRIKENVELIHELIPRCYGRSVRTLATEFARREDQPLIDSLLSGATYNEALAREITFNQFSFWGFQEYVDIFKAAWELNRALPDSLPKFRILGMNDSPDWSHIQTEEDRDNPEKKKKVWQGGGEKFWAKVVTDAVANGEKVLVYCGIHHGFSSYNQPIVGDGKFIRFETERMGNFVKKSLGDRVMTVYLHAIWPPKDGYGGIYVYAADGQIDALFKELGPTYYPVGFDLQNTPFGVLKGENSVYSQGYENFTLSTFADGWIFQCPISQYHGVTPIEGFINGKNYERAKQQS